From the genome of Deinococcus sp. AJ005, one region includes:
- a CDS encoding ThuA domain-containing protein — translation MTSSTPPRLTVWNEYRHELENPKVSVHYPDGIHTVIADGLRTHGFESVQTATLDQPEHGLTDEVLGKTDVLLWWGHKAHGDVSDAVAAKVVARVLDGMGLIVLHSGHFSKPFKALMGTGCDLKWREVGEKERLWVVNPAHPVAQGVGEFIELEHEEMYGEHFDIPAPDELVFVSWFAGGEVFRSGCTFTRGSGKIFYFRPGHETFPTYHNPQIQQVIANAARWAMPTASAPRSFGHRPQPLETLPLEKL, via the coding sequence ATGACCTCATCCACACCGCCCCGCCTGACCGTTTGGAACGAGTACCGTCACGAACTGGAAAACCCCAAAGTCAGCGTCCACTACCCGGACGGCATCCATACCGTGATCGCCGACGGGTTGCGGACGCACGGCTTTGAAAGTGTCCAGACCGCCACCCTCGATCAGCCGGAACATGGCCTGACCGACGAGGTGTTGGGCAAGACCGACGTGCTGCTGTGGTGGGGCCACAAGGCACACGGCGACGTGTCGGATGCCGTGGCGGCGAAAGTGGTGGCCCGCGTGCTGGACGGCATGGGCCTGATCGTGCTGCACTCCGGGCACTTCAGCAAGCCGTTCAAGGCCCTGATGGGCACCGGCTGTGACCTGAAATGGCGTGAGGTGGGCGAGAAGGAGCGGCTGTGGGTGGTCAACCCGGCGCACCCCGTCGCGCAGGGCGTGGGCGAATTCATCGAGCTGGAGCATGAGGAAATGTACGGCGAACACTTCGACATCCCGGCCCCCGACGAACTGGTCTTCGTGAGTTGGTTCGCGGGCGGCGAAGTCTTCCGCAGCGGCTGCACCTTCACGCGCGGGAGCGGCAAGATCTTTTACTTTCGTCCTGGCCACGAGACATTCCCCACGTACCACAACCCGCAGATTCAACAGGTGATTGCCAACGCCGCACGCTGGGCTATGCCCACTGCCAGTGCGCCGCGCTCGTTCGGACACCGTCCCCAGCCACTGGAAACACTGCCGCTGGAAAAGCTATGA
- the fni gene encoding type 2 isopentenyl-diphosphate Delta-isomerase, producing MTPTADSEIAARKLRHVDACLLPASQYAGVTTGLEAVPWPYRALPERNLSEVDLNTTFLGHALTAPVLIGAMTGGAERAGRINAHLAQAAQKLGVGLMLGSQRVMLERPDTAATFQIRELAPDILLIGNLGGAQFLLGYGAKEASRAVQTVGADALAIHINPLQEALQRGGDTNWAGLTARLAELLPDLPFPVVLKEVGHGLDARTVAAVRDLGFAALDVAGAGGTSWARVEQLVEHGVVRSPDLCELGVPTAQALREARIAAPRMPLIASGGIRTGLDAARALSLGAGVVAVARPLLAPALDSAEAVEDWLANFIQELRVALLVGGYADVSEVRASGNPSSASSTESG from the coding sequence GTGACCCCCACGGCAGACTCTGAAATCGCGGCGCGCAAACTGCGCCATGTGGACGCCTGCCTGCTGCCCGCAAGCCAGTACGCGGGCGTGACCACCGGGCTGGAGGCGGTGCCGTGGCCCTACCGCGCCCTGCCGGAGCGCAACCTGAGCGAGGTGGACCTGAACACCACCTTCCTGGGCCATGCCCTGACAGCCCCGGTCCTGATCGGCGCGATGACCGGCGGGGCCGAGCGGGCGGGGCGCATCAATGCCCATCTGGCACAGGCCGCGCAGAAGCTGGGCGTGGGCCTGATGCTGGGTTCGCAGCGCGTGATGCTGGAGCGCCCCGACACCGCCGCCACCTTCCAGATCCGCGAACTGGCCCCCGACATCCTGCTGATCGGCAATCTGGGCGGGGCACAGTTCCTGCTGGGCTACGGCGCGAAAGAGGCCAGCCGCGCCGTGCAGACCGTGGGCGCGGACGCCCTGGCGATTCACATCAATCCCTTGCAGGAAGCCTTGCAGCGCGGCGGCGATACGAACTGGGCGGGGCTGACCGCGCGGCTGGCCGAACTGCTGCCAGACCTGCCCTTTCCGGTGGTGCTGAAGGAGGTGGGGCACGGGCTGGACGCCCGAACCGTGGCCGCCGTTCGTGACCTGGGATTTGCCGCGCTGGACGTGGCCGGGGCCGGGGGCACCAGTTGGGCGCGGGTGGAACAACTGGTGGAACATGGCGTGGTGCGGTCCCCCGACTTGTGCGAGCTGGGCGTGCCGACGGCCCAGGCATTACGTGAGGCCAGAATCGCTGCCCCGAGGATGCCACTGATCGCCTCCGGGGGCATTCGCACGGGGCTGGACGCCGCCCGTGCCCTCAGCCTGGGCGCGGGGGTGGTGGCAGTGGCCCGGCCACTTCTTGCACCTGCGCTGGACAGCGCTGAAGCCGTGGAAGACTGGCTGGCGAACTTCATTCAGGAGCTGCGAGTGGCCCTGTTGGTCGGCGGCTACGCGGATGTTTCGGAGGTACGCGCCTCGGGCAATCCATCCAGTGCGTCTTCCACCGAGTCGGGCTGA
- a CDS encoding xanthine dehydrogenase family protein molybdopterin-binding subunit, which translates to MTVQKGQPQNYVGQRVSRVDGPDKVRGAATYTAEFDLPELAHAVLVSATIPHGSIKSIDEKAARAVPGVLDILTHESQGIKLKPVKAYPRGPAGTSVLPLQSAKIEFRGQPVALVVAESLEAAQHAAQLLEIEYDASDFRATLEQGLHGMPLLDKLPLPPLGHSRGNVKKGLKDAASTFEATYDTPVHHHNPLEMHAVIAAWDGHERVTIYEPTQWMQSAQHTLAAMLGLEPDNVHVISPFVGGGFGSKATTWPHLPTVVLAARKLGRPVKLVLNRAQMFAAVGYRAATTSAYSVGLDDNAQFTAMKLDAQTQTGVSDLFPEQVGNVPKMLYANPNMDLKYTLIRTHAGPNIMMRAPGEASGSFGLEVLMDELAEKAGLDPLEFRRRNHAPENSDPESGKPYSSKHLLECYDRAAEAFGWEGRNPEIGSMRDGNTMIGWGMATATYPVYASAATARARLCADGHVEIEAGSHDIGTGTYSILAGIAADSLGLDIERIKVKLGDSRLPKNGYSGGSRTASSVGSAVLAAAMGLREELMEAATHDSASPLFGVAGRDIHPRDGGLYLGDTAQGEDYTAILGRLGKDQHEVYRETIPHEGSQKHLDQLKAGKDGSVAAVAERFARHSWGAVFVEVRVDPDFMTPRVSRVVGAFDIGQVINAKTAESQLTGGMVWGVGMALHEETHTDARTGLILNSNLAEYHIPVNADIGSVQAIALDHPDFHVSALGARGAGEIGIVGTAAAVANAIYHATGKRVRETPITLDKLL; encoded by the coding sequence ATGACCGTTCAGAAAGGCCAGCCTCAGAATTATGTGGGCCAGCGGGTCAGCCGTGTGGACGGCCCCGACAAGGTGCGCGGCGCGGCCACATATACCGCCGAGTTTGACCTGCCGGAACTGGCGCACGCTGTTCTGGTCAGTGCCACGATTCCCCACGGCAGCATTAAAAGCATTGATGAAAAGGCCGCCCGCGCCGTGCCGGGGGTGCTGGACATCCTGACCCACGAGTCTCAGGGCATAAAGCTGAAGCCCGTCAAGGCGTATCCGCGCGGCCCCGCCGGAACTTCCGTTCTGCCGTTGCAGTCGGCCAAAATTGAATTCCGGGGGCAGCCCGTCGCCCTGGTGGTGGCCGAATCGCTGGAGGCCGCACAACATGCCGCGCAACTGCTGGAAATCGAGTACGACGCCTCCGACTTCCGCGCCACGCTGGAGCAGGGTTTACATGGGATGCCGCTGCTGGACAAACTGCCACTGCCGCCGCTGGGCCACTCGCGCGGGAACGTCAAGAAAGGTCTGAAGGACGCGGCCAGCACCTTCGAGGCCACCTACGACACACCAGTCCACCACCACAACCCGCTGGAAATGCACGCCGTCATTGCCGCCTGGGACGGTCACGAGCGCGTGACCATCTACGAGCCGACGCAGTGGATGCAGTCTGCGCAGCACACCCTGGCCGCCATGCTGGGGCTGGAGCCGGACAATGTGCATGTGATCAGCCCCTTCGTGGGCGGAGGGTTTGGCAGCAAGGCCACCACCTGGCCGCACCTGCCGACTGTCGTGCTGGCCGCACGCAAACTGGGCCGCCCGGTCAAGCTGGTGCTAAACCGCGCGCAGATGTTCGCCGCCGTGGGCTACCGCGCCGCGACGACTTCGGCGTACTCGGTGGGGCTGGACGACAACGCGCAATTCACGGCCATGAAGTTGGACGCGCAGACGCAGACTGGGGTGTCTGACCTCTTCCCCGAACAGGTGGGCAATGTGCCCAAGATGCTTTACGCCAACCCGAACATGGACCTGAAGTACACGCTGATCCGCACCCACGCCGGGCCAAACATCATGATGCGCGCCCCTGGCGAGGCCAGCGGCAGCTTTGGCCTGGAAGTGCTGATGGACGAGCTGGCCGAGAAGGCGGGCCTGGACCCCCTAGAATTCCGCCGCCGCAACCACGCCCCGGAAAACAGTGACCCGGAGAGCGGCAAGCCCTACAGCAGCAAGCACCTGCTGGAATGCTATGACCGTGCGGCGGAAGCCTTTGGCTGGGAGGGGCGTAATCCCGAAATCGGCTCCATGCGCGACGGGAACACGATGATCGGCTGGGGTATGGCCACCGCCACCTATCCGGTCTACGCCAGCGCCGCCACCGCCCGCGCCCGGCTGTGCGCCGACGGCCATGTGGAAATCGAGGCGGGCAGCCACGACATCGGCACGGGGACGTATTCCATCCTGGCCGGAATCGCCGCCGATTCGCTGGGGCTGGATATCGAACGGATCAAGGTCAAGCTGGGCGACTCACGCCTGCCCAAGAACGGCTATTCCGGCGGTAGTCGCACCGCCAGCAGCGTGGGCAGCGCTGTACTGGCCGCCGCGATGGGCCTGCGCGAAGAATTGATGGAAGCCGCCACGCACGATTCCGCCTCCCCGCTGTTTGGCGTGGCTGGGCGGGACATCCACCCACGCGACGGCGGCCTGTATCTGGGCGACACTGCTCAGGGCGAGGACTACACCGCCATCCTTGGACGCCTGGGCAAGGACCAGCACGAGGTCTACCGCGAAACTATTCCACATGAGGGCAGCCAGAAACACCTGGATCAGCTCAAGGCGGGCAAGGACGGCAGCGTGGCAGCGGTGGCCGAGCGCTTTGCCCGCCATTCCTGGGGCGCAGTGTTCGTGGAGGTTCGCGTCGATCCCGATTTCATGACCCCGCGTGTCAGCCGGGTGGTGGGAGCCTTCGACATCGGGCAGGTGATCAATGCCAAGACCGCCGAATCGCAACTGACCGGGGGCATGGTCTGGGGCGTGGGCATGGCCCTGCACGAGGAAACCCACACCGACGCGCGCACGGGCCTGATCCTGAACAGCAATCTGGCCGAGTACCACATTCCCGTCAACGCCGACATCGGCAGCGTGCAGGCCATCGCGCTGGACCATCCCGACTTTCATGTCAGCGCCCTGGGCGCACGCGGCGCGGGCGAAATCGGCATTGTTGGGACCGCCGCCGCCGTCGCCAACGCCATCTATCACGCGACGGGCAAGCGGGTGCGGGAAACGCCGATCACGCTGGACAAGCTGTTATAG
- a CDS encoding DUF456 domain-containing protein codes for MSLAFLIFLVAWIVGMVATFVPVLPATLIIFLGALGATLLDGFQVWPDLPFLLTFGALTILIGFVDNLASAWGARRYGGSKQAVWGALIGGLAGLFIPFGLIVGPLAGALLAELLVVRKSLPDAMRSAWGTLVGLLTGLSAKLILHLLMGIYELWRLWEPARSVAGG; via the coding sequence ATGAGCCTCGCCTTCCTGATTTTTCTCGTCGCCTGGATCGTCGGCATGGTGGCGACTTTCGTGCCGGTGCTGCCCGCCACCCTGATCATCTTTCTGGGGGCGCTAGGAGCCACGCTGCTGGACGGCTTTCAGGTCTGGCCGGACCTGCCCTTTCTGCTGACCTTCGGGGCGCTGACCATCCTGATCGGTTTCGTGGATAATCTGGCCTCGGCGTGGGGGGCGCGGCGCTACGGCGGCAGCAAACAGGCGGTGTGGGGCGCATTGATCGGCGGACTGGCCGGACTGTTCATTCCCTTCGGCCTGATCGTGGGGCCGCTGGCCGGGGCGCTGCTGGCCGAACTGCTGGTGGTCCGTAAAAGCCTGCCGGACGCGATGCGCTCGGCCTGGGGAACGCTAGTGGGTTTGCTGACCGGGCTGAGTGCCAAACTGATCCTGCATCTGCTGATGGGCATTTATGAGCTGTGGCGGCTGTGGGAGCCGGCGCGGAGTGTGGCGGGTGGCTAG
- a CDS encoding low temperature requirement protein A yields the protein MNIGRAGEPAAHGEDTSVYQEQKVSWLELFFDLIFVVAFDQLAKRLGQSPDAASLWHFGLLFVAVWWAWAGNATFAARYGNESRTYRWGTLAQLVSLGMIALTLRGDLTDTGSAFALAYGVNRLIQTGLYVAVARRGPGVAAFAGRMALAFGTAAALWLVSAAWPGGSAAQTGLWCAALLLDVLTPVFIRNHSRHALPHEGHLPERVGLLQIIALGEIVTEIVGGSRQQELNANNLIPALAAIVTAVALWRMYFDQARSLPLLGARVDRRVEGMLAWLYGHLPFTLAVVVLGVGLGNGLSAAGSREAAEDQQLVAAALALALLTLAFLRWNSLRVTRRFFPDRSLPALLVGAGLAVGLLFIDLDTFRVHLAVGALTTLVALIIATDPVTRRLGQLEEAVLERLGEGDQPDSVEDALDGLPEARTSETSA from the coding sequence GGAACAGAAGGTTTCCTGGCTGGAACTGTTCTTTGACCTGATCTTCGTGGTGGCCTTCGATCAACTCGCCAAGCGGCTGGGCCAGTCGCCGGACGCCGCCAGTTTGTGGCATTTCGGGCTGCTGTTCGTGGCGGTGTGGTGGGCCTGGGCGGGCAACGCCACCTTCGCCGCCCGTTACGGCAACGAGAGCCGCACCTACCGCTGGGGCACGCTGGCGCAACTGGTGTCGCTGGGCATGATTGCCCTGACCCTCCGGGGCGATCTGACGGATACCGGTTCGGCCTTTGCGCTGGCTTACGGGGTCAACCGGCTGATCCAGACGGGGCTTTACGTGGCGGTGGCGCGGCGTGGTCCTGGTGTGGCCGCCTTCGCCGGGCGCATGGCGCTGGCCTTCGGCACGGCGGCGGCGCTGTGGCTGGTCTCGGCAGCGTGGCCGGGTGGCTCGGCGGCGCAGACCGGGCTGTGGTGCGCCGCCCTGCTGCTGGACGTGCTGACCCCGGTCTTCATCCGCAACCACAGCCGCCACGCCTTGCCGCACGAGGGCCACCTGCCCGAACGGGTGGGCCTGCTGCAAATTATCGCGCTGGGGGAAATCGTCACCGAGATCGTGGGCGGCAGCCGTCAGCAGGAGCTGAACGCGAATAACCTGATTCCTGCGCTGGCGGCTATCGTGACGGCGGTGGCACTGTGGCGCATGTACTTCGATCAGGCCCGCTCGCTGCCGCTGCTGGGGGCGCGGGTGGACCGCCGGGTAGAGGGCATGCTGGCGTGGCTGTACGGCCACCTGCCCTTCACGCTGGCGGTGGTGGTGCTGGGTGTAGGGCTGGGAAACGGCCTGTCCGCCGCCGGGTCCAGGGAGGCCGCCGAGGACCAGCAATTGGTGGCCGCCGCACTGGCCCTGGCCCTGCTGACGCTGGCCTTTTTGCGCTGGAATTCGCTACGGGTCACGCGCCGTTTTTTCCCGGACAGAAGTCTGCCCGCGCTGCTGGTGGGGGCGGGGCTGGCCGTGGGGCTGCTGTTCATCGATCTGGACACCTTCCGGGTGCATCTGGCCGTCGGTGCCTTGACCACGCTGGTGGCCCTGATCATCGCCACCGATCCGGTCACGCGGCGGCTGGGCCAACTGGAGGAAGCTGTGCTGGAGCGTCTGGGAGAGGGTGATCAGCCCGACTCGGTGGAAGACGCACTGGATGGATTGCCCGAGGCGCGTACCTCCGAAACATCCGCGTAG
- a CDS encoding (2Fe-2S)-binding protein: MTSLNSVPLTLTVNGQAHALDIPVQATLLDVLRERLHLTGTKKGCDHGQCGACTVLIGEPHLSCLTLALSAQGHEIRTIEGLSNPDGELHPMQAAFIEHDAFQCGYCTPGQILSAVACVEGGHAENDAELRDFMSGNLCRCAAYPQIFKAVKSVAGQQR, from the coding sequence ATGACCTCACTCAATAGCGTTCCCCTGACCCTCACGGTCAATGGGCAGGCGCACGCGCTGGATATTCCCGTGCAGGCCACCCTGCTGGACGTGCTCCGTGAGCGGCTGCACCTGACCGGCACCAAGAAGGGCTGCGATCACGGCCAGTGCGGGGCCTGCACCGTGCTGATCGGCGAACCCCACCTGAGCTGCCTGACCCTGGCCCTCAGCGCCCAGGGCCACGAGATTCGTACCATTGAGGGCTTAAGCAATCCCGACGGTGAGTTGCACCCGATGCAGGCGGCCTTTATCGAACACGACGCCTTTCAGTGCGGCTACTGCACGCCGGGCCAGATTCTCAGCGCGGTGGCCTGTGTGGAGGGCGGACACGCAGAAAACGACGCCGAGCTGCGCGATTTCATGAGTGGGAATCTGTGCCGCTGCGCCGCCTATCCGCAGATTTTTAAAGCGGTCAAGAGCGTGGCCGGGCAGCAGCGATGA
- a CDS encoding Gfo/Idh/MocA family protein translates to MTTLLPQSAPLNVGIIGAGAISQRHYEGYSHAGANVVAFAETNVAARQRRETDWNARGYADFVELLESGGVQAVSICTPNAFHAPAALAALRRGIHVLCEKPLSLDLAACDEMIAAAREGGAILQTGHHLRSSPLVQTAKRLINEGRIGRMTFMRLRQAHDWGGAPEVRGAFGNLAASGGGTLLDNGCHMMDLARHFGGDVDSIYARMATLKFEIEVEDTSIATLEFKNGGFASVENAWTATGWEESFAVYGTEGALECSNRLGKPRLRFVNRESGYGQWGQTDETWYDFAASDNAHVRSVVRFVQSIQGGAPVVCTGEDGRESVRLVLGGYESARTGLPVRW, encoded by the coding sequence ATGACCACTCTGCTGCCTCAGTCTGCCCCGCTGAATGTCGGCATTATCGGCGCGGGGGCCATCTCGCAGCGGCACTATGAGGGGTACAGCCATGCCGGGGCCAATGTGGTGGCCTTTGCCGAAACGAACGTCGCCGCCCGGCAGCGGCGCGAGACCGACTGGAACGCGCGGGGCTACGCAGATTTCGTGGAACTGCTGGAAAGCGGCGGGGTGCAGGCGGTCAGCATCTGCACGCCCAATGCCTTCCACGCGCCCGCCGCCCTGGCTGCCCTGCGGCGCGGCATTCATGTGCTGTGCGAGAAACCGCTGTCCCTCGATCTGGCCGCCTGCGACGAGATGATCGCGGCGGCGCGGGAGGGCGGGGCCATTCTGCAAACCGGGCATCACCTGCGCTCCAGCCCACTGGTGCAGACCGCCAAACGCCTGATCAATGAGGGCCGCATCGGGCGCATGACCTTCATGCGCCTGCGGCAGGCGCACGACTGGGGCGGTGCGCCGGAAGTGCGCGGGGCGTTCGGCAACCTCGCGGCCAGTGGGGGCGGCACCCTGCTGGACAACGGCTGTCACATGATGGACCTCGCCCGGCACTTCGGCGGCGACGTGGACAGCATCTACGCCCGCATGGCCACGCTGAAATTTGAGATTGAGGTAGAGGACACCAGCATCGCCACCCTGGAATTCAAGAATGGCGGCTTTGCCAGCGTGGAAAACGCCTGGACGGCCACCGGCTGGGAGGAGAGTTTCGCCGTCTACGGCACAGAGGGCGCGCTGGAATGCAGCAACCGCCTGGGCAAACCGCGCCTGCGTTTCGTGAACCGCGAATCGGGTTACGGGCAGTGGGGCCAGACCGATGAAACGTGGTACGACTTCGCCGCGTCCGACAATGCCCACGTCCGCAGCGTCGTGCGCTTTGTCCAGAGCATCCAGGGCGGTGCGCCCGTCGTCTGCACGGGCGAGGACGGGCGCGAGAGCGTGCGGCTGGTGCTGGGCGGCTATGAGAGTGCGCGGACGGGGCTACCAGTCCGCTGGTGA
- a CDS encoding xanthine dehydrogenase family protein subunit M, with product MRPFQYARAQSVADAVGQPGKFLAGGTTLVDLMKLDVERPSHLTDITPLRENGELSQIVEDGEGVRIGALASMSQTAEHALIAERYPALREALLVGASQQIRNMASMGGNIMQRTRCPYFRDLAFKECNKRDPGSGCGAIEGHHRKMAILGGSESCIATHASDASVALVAYGANVVLRGPDGERTVKLEDFNLLPGETPHIEHDLKEGELIVALTLPVPIAQRGVYLKVRDRESYEFALSSCAALLDVQDGKVNAARVALGGVGTKPWRSPEAEAALVGQPATRETFEAAARAALQHAHPLSQNAFKVPLTARVIVRALMQAAGLVDEAGNSIEGAGA from the coding sequence ATGAGACCATTTCAATACGCACGGGCGCAGAGCGTGGCCGACGCCGTGGGTCAGCCGGGCAAATTTCTGGCAGGCGGCACCACCCTGGTTGACCTGATGAAGTTGGACGTGGAACGTCCCAGCCACCTGACCGACATCACGCCGCTGCGCGAGAATGGGGAGCTGTCGCAGATCGTGGAGGACGGTGAGGGCGTCAGAATCGGCGCACTCGCCTCCATGTCGCAGACTGCCGAACATGCCTTGATTGCTGAACGGTATCCGGCGCTCCGTGAAGCCCTTCTCGTGGGTGCGTCCCAGCAGATTCGCAACATGGCGAGCATGGGCGGCAACATCATGCAGCGCACGCGTTGCCCGTACTTCCGCGATCTGGCCTTCAAGGAATGCAACAAGCGCGATCCGGGCAGCGGCTGCGGCGCGATAGAAGGCCATCATCGCAAGATGGCGATTCTGGGCGGCTCGGAAAGTTGTATTGCCACGCACGCCTCCGACGCTTCGGTGGCGCTGGTGGCGTATGGGGCAAACGTGGTTCTGCGCGGCCCAGATGGAGAACGCACTGTTAAGCTGGAAGATTTCAACCTGCTTCCCGGCGAAACGCCTCACATCGAACACGACTTGAAGGAAGGTGAATTGATCGTCGCGCTGACGCTGCCCGTACCGATTGCCCAGCGTGGCGTGTATCTCAAGGTGCGGGACCGCGAGAGCTACGAGTTCGCGCTGAGTAGTTGCGCCGCCCTGCTGGACGTGCAGGATGGGAAAGTGAATGCGGCCCGCGTCGCGCTGGGTGGCGTGGGTACGAAGCCCTGGCGTTCGCCGGAAGCCGAAGCCGCACTAGTCGGCCAGCCCGCCACCCGTGAAACCTTTGAAGCCGCCGCCCGCGCCGCGCTTCAGCATGCCCATCCCCTCTCTCAGAACGCCTTCAAGGTGCCGCTGACCGCCCGCGTGATCGTTCGGGCGCTGATGCAGGCGGCAGGTCTTGTGGATGAGGCTGGAAATTCAATCGAAGGAGCAGGCGCATGA